In Nicotiana tabacum cultivar K326 chromosome 2, ASM71507v2, whole genome shotgun sequence, the following proteins share a genomic window:
- the LOC107816228 gene encoding nuclear/nucleolar GTPase 2 has product MGKKKNQRSVATNRRLKMYNSRPKCDRKGKIIKHDFQSQKLPSTRIQPDPRWFINTRVISQKKLEFFREEIQNRISSNYNVILNERKLPMSLLSDHHKKGRVHSLDSEPIADAFEPKTKRKVPKHFASLAKNDVCQDALKRGGPSKSNMFSK; this is encoded by the exons ATGgggaagaagaaaaatcaacgtAGTGTCGCCACTAATCGGCGGCTGAAGATGTATAATAGCAGGCCGAAGTGTGACCGGAAGGGCAAAATTATAAAGCACGATTTTCAGTCACAGAAACTTCCGTCAACGCGGATACAACCGGATCCCCGCTGGTTCA TCAATACTCGGGTGATCAGTcagaagaaattggaattttttagGGAAGAAATCCAAAATCGGATTTCCAGTAACTACAATGTTATATTGAATGAAAGGAAATTGCCCATGTCCCTTTTGAGTGATCACCACAAG AAAGGAAGAGTTCATTCTCTCGACAGTGAGCCCATTGCTGATGCTTTTGAACCTAAAACAAAGAGGAAAGTCCCAAAACATTTTGCATCATTAGCCAAGAATGATGTGTGTCAAG ATGCCCTTAAGAGAGGGGGACCATCTAAATCCAACATGTTTTCCAAGTAA
- the LOC107816229 gene encoding uncharacterized protein LOC107816229, which produces MMGNQSLCDNNMVEEEEAEYVLLDLDGISSEVHIPPNAPYVLSGLDTLNPILTIDGKIKLIGQYDETIGTCLVFSESDAPSMVHEDTGPSESNHLPGRRILDPKETESKQVKPVTQLHKILKFRLLQDTETEDAREKPKED; this is translated from the exons ATGATGGGAAACCAATCACTCTGTGACAATAACATGGTGGAGGAGGAGGAAGCAGAGTATGTATTGCTTGATTTGGATGGCATTTCCTCCGAAGTTCACATTCCCCCAAATGCACCATATGTTCTCTCT GGTCTTGACACATTGAATCCCATCTTGACCATTGATGGCAAAATCAAGCTG ATTGGACAGTATGATGAGACTATTGGGACATGCCTTGTATTTAGTGAAAGTG ATGCTCCCTCCATGGTTCACGAAGACACAGGACCATCTGAATCCAACCATTTGCCAGGAAGACGCATATTAGACCCTAAGGAAACCGAGTCCAAGCAAGTCAAGCCTGTAACACAGCTTCATAAGATACTTAAGTTCAGGTTGTTGCAGGATACTGAAACTGAAGATGCAAGAGAGAAGCCAAAAGAAGATTAG